Proteins encoded together in one Quercus lobata isolate SW786 chromosome 3, ValleyOak3.0 Primary Assembly, whole genome shotgun sequence window:
- the LOC115980204 gene encoding uncharacterized protein LOC115980204, whose protein sequence is MEQQQQQIQHFFHLEHPLVFNPDDRRGYYCYGCGEVVYGPSYSCKECLSEYTAIHHKSCAELPLGLHHPLHPIHPLILSPEQIDYGKNIQFSKCVLCNESRNQYTYRCSRCDFSLHFKCDSLPPTMEAEVHEHPLTPVWKWITFTCDLCGVEDKGLPFLCNSCCFLIHRKCASFPRTLKVIRHRHLLHLTHSSLEFHPSDSRFCQICVEKVDTHYGLYYCSRCDFAAHLDCAMGNKENINLQEFQDEDEVSEHDELVDSATYEVKKFNVGKDGIQIAAELKHFSHDHDLKLTDEVMSNQKCDGCFRDDEHTGTKRHTTGISYQILSNYS, encoded by the exons ATGGAGCAGCAACAGCAGCAGATTCAGCATTTTTTCCATCTGGAGCATCCCTTGGTCTTCAATCCAGACGACAGAAGAGGATATTACTGTTATGGGTGCGGGGAAGTAGTATATGGTCCTAGCTATAGTTGTAAAGAATGCTTGAGTGAGTACACCGCCATTCATCATAAATCATGTGCGGAGCTACCCCTTGGGTTGCACCATCCCTTGCACCCAATCCATCCTCTTATTCTCTCTCCTGAACAGATAGATTATGGCAAAAACATACAATTTAGCAAATGCGTACTCTGCAATGAATCTCGCAACCAATACACTTATCGGTGTTCCCGCTGCGACTTTAGTCTTCACTTCAAATGCGATTCTTTACCTCCCACCATGGAGGCTGAAGTCCACGAACACCCTTTGACCCCTGTTTGGAAGTGGATCACCTTCACATGTGACCTTTGTGGCGTAGAAGACAAAGGTTTGCCCTTTCTGTGTAATTCATGTTGTTTCTTGATTCATAGAAAATGTGCTTCTTTCCCAAGAACACTCAAAGTTATTCGTCATAGGCACCTCCTCCACCTCACCCATTCTTCTCTTGAATTCCATCCATCCGACTCTCGATTTTGTCAAATCTGTGTTGAAAAGGTGGATACACACTATGGGCTTTACTATTGCTCCAGATGTGATTTTGCTGCCCACCTTGATTGTGCTATGGGAAACAAGGAGAACATAAATTTGCAAGAATTTCAAGATGAGGATGAAGTTTCAGAGCACGATGAATTGGTTGACTCAGCAACTTACGAAGTCAAAAAATTCAATGTGGGGAAGGACGGAATTCAAATAGCTGCAGAATTAAAACACTTCAGTCATGACCATGACTTAAAGCTTACTGATGAGGTTATGAGTAACCAGAAATGCGATGGCTGT TTCAGGGATGATGAACACACTGGAACTAAAAGGCATACTACTGGTATCTCTTATCAG ATATTATCAAACTACAGCTGA